In one Brassica oleracea var. oleracea cultivar TO1000 chromosome C9, BOL, whole genome shotgun sequence genomic region, the following are encoded:
- the LOC106314616 gene encoding uncharacterized protein LOC106314616 has translation MVERAVQSYRRRRHITTVLLQIEQEILRLRALGLSQQDDMALWKRENDVFQQGFESSQTWNLIRAQSPHVPWFKGISFKEATLKFSFLTWLAVHNRLSTGDRILKWNPQAFSTCWLCKAATETRDHLFFDFSFSKEVWIVTIRGLAGVGVPAQWSVLLQRLVTGLQDSTKTSSSATDSPCYLA, from the coding sequence ATGGTGGAGAGGGCGGTCCAATCTTACCGAAGAAGAAGGCACATAACTACTGTCCTGCTGCAAATTGAGCAAGAGATTTTGAGGCTCAGAGCTCTAGGCCTCAGCCAGCAGGATGATATGGCTCTTTGGAAACGGGAGAATGATGTATTCCAACAAGGTTTCGAGTCTTCCCAAACGTGGAACCTGATCAGAGCGCAATCACCTCATGTTCCATGGTTCAAAGGGATCTCGTTTAAAGAAGCTACTCTCAAGTTTTCCTTCCTCACGTGGTTAGCTGTACACAACAGACTATCAACTGGGGATAGAATTCTCAAGTGGAACCCTCAAGCTTTCTCTACCTGTTGGCTGTGCAAAGCAGCTACTGAAACGAGAGACCATTTATTTTTTGATTTCTCTTTCTCCAAGGAAGTTTGGATTGTAACAATCAGAGGCCTGGCAGGTGTAGGTGTACCGGCCCAATGGTCTGTCCTATTGCAAAGACTGGTGACTGGTCTACAAGATAGTACCAAAACTTCCTCTTCCGCTACTGACAGCCCATGCTATTTGGCATGA